One genomic segment of Mycolicibacterium chubuense NBB4 includes these proteins:
- the ipdE1 gene encoding acyl-CoA dehydrogenase IpdE1, which produces MIEVQEFRAEVRDWLADNLVGEYAALKGLGGPGREHEAFEERLAWNRHLAAAGLTCLGWPVEHGGRGLSVAHRVAFYEEYAKANAPDKVNHLGEELLGPTLIAYGTSEQQTRFLPRILDVTELWSQGYSEPGAGSDLANVSTTAVLDGDQWVINGQKVWTSLAHWAQWCFVVVRTEKGSKRHAGLSYLLVPLDQPGVEVRPIIQLTGDSEFNEVFFTDARTDADLVVGEPGDGWRVAMGTLTFERGVSTLGQQIRYAREHSNLVELAKRTGAADDPLIRERLTRSWAGLKAMRSYALATMDVEQPGQDSVSKLLWANWHRELGEIAMDVQGMAGLTLPDGEFDEWQRLYLFSRSDTIYGGSNEIQRNIIAERVLGLPREARH; this is translated from the coding sequence GTGATAGAGGTCCAGGAGTTCAGGGCCGAGGTCCGCGACTGGCTCGCCGACAACCTCGTCGGCGAATACGCCGCGCTCAAGGGCCTCGGGGGTCCCGGTCGCGAGCACGAGGCCTTCGAGGAACGGCTGGCCTGGAACCGGCATCTGGCCGCCGCCGGACTCACCTGCCTGGGCTGGCCGGTCGAGCACGGTGGCCGCGGTCTGTCCGTCGCGCACCGCGTGGCGTTCTACGAGGAGTACGCCAAGGCCAATGCTCCCGACAAGGTCAATCACCTCGGCGAGGAGCTGCTGGGCCCCACGCTGATCGCGTACGGCACTTCCGAGCAGCAGACGCGTTTCCTGCCGAGGATTCTCGACGTCACCGAGTTGTGGTCGCAGGGCTATTCCGAGCCCGGGGCGGGCAGCGACCTCGCCAACGTGTCGACCACCGCTGTGCTCGACGGTGACCAGTGGGTGATCAATGGGCAGAAGGTGTGGACCTCGCTGGCGCACTGGGCGCAGTGGTGCTTCGTGGTGGTCCGCACCGAGAAGGGCTCCAAGCGCCACGCCGGCCTGTCCTACCTCCTGGTCCCGCTCGATCAGCCCGGTGTCGAGGTGCGCCCGATCATCCAGTTGACCGGGGACTCCGAGTTCAACGAGGTGTTCTTCACCGACGCCCGCACCGACGCCGATCTCGTCGTCGGGGAGCCGGGCGACGGCTGGCGGGTGGCGATGGGCACGCTGACCTTCGAGCGCGGGGTGTCCACGCTCGGCCAGCAGATTCGTTATGCCCGTGAGCATTCCAACCTGGTCGAGCTCGCCAAGCGCACCGGCGCCGCCGACGACCCATTGATCCGCGAGCGGCTCACCCGCTCGTGGGCCGGATTGAAGGCCATGCGGTCCTATGCGCTGGCGACGATGGACGTCGAACAGCCGGGGCAAGATTCTGTGTCGAAGTTGTTGTGGGCCAACTGGCATCGCGAGCTCGGCGAGATCGCGATGGATGTGCAGGGGATGGCGGGGTTGACCCTGCCCGACGGCGAATTCGACGAGTGGCAACGGCTGTACCTGTTCTCCCGCTCGGACACCATCTACGGCGGGTCCAACGAGATCCAGCGCAACATCATCGCCGAGCGGGTGCTCGGCCTGCCAAGGGAGGCCCGCCACTGA
- the fadD3 gene encoding 3-((3aS,4S,7aS)-7a-methyl-1,5-dioxo-octahydro-1H-inden-4-yl)propanoate--CoA ligase FadD3 — MTAAARTTPAVLDRIAHELPDHDAVVTAAKTLTFAQLRAEVRQAAAAMIELGIAPGDRVAIWSPNTWHWVVACLAIHHAGGVLVPLNTRYTASEAVDILARTAAPLLFTSGEFLGADKAASIDGDMLPALRHIVRIPIDKADGTWDEFVARGADLAAVDARAAAVSPEDVSDILFTSGTTGRSKGVRCAHRQSLDASAAWAACGQVTSDDRYLCINPFFHNFGYKAGILACLQTGATLYPELTFDPEKTMRAVQEQGITVLPGPPTIYQTLLDHPRRAEFDLSSLRFAVTGAATIPVVLIERMQSELDIDIVLTAYGLTEASGFGTMCRAEDDAVTVATTSGRPIADFELRIGEQGEVLLRGPNVMLGYLDDAEATAAAIDAEGWLHTGDVGEVDEAGNLKITDRLKDMYICGGFNVYPAEIEQVLARLDGVAEAAVIGVHDERLGEVGKAFVVTLPGAELDEDAVIAYTREHLANFKTPRSVEFLDALPRNPGGKVVKPQLRERI, encoded by the coding sequence ATGACCGCCGCCGCGAGAACCACTCCCGCGGTTCTCGACCGGATCGCTCACGAGCTTCCCGACCACGACGCGGTGGTGACCGCCGCCAAGACGCTGACGTTCGCCCAGCTGCGCGCCGAGGTCCGGCAGGCCGCCGCAGCGATGATCGAGCTCGGTATCGCGCCCGGCGACCGCGTCGCGATCTGGTCGCCGAACACCTGGCACTGGGTGGTCGCCTGCCTGGCCATCCACCACGCCGGCGGCGTACTCGTGCCGTTGAACACCCGCTACACCGCCAGCGAGGCCGTCGACATTCTGGCCCGTACGGCCGCGCCGCTGCTGTTCACCTCCGGTGAGTTTCTCGGCGCCGACAAGGCCGCGTCCATCGACGGGGACATGCTTCCCGCGTTGCGCCACATCGTCCGGATCCCGATCGATAAGGCCGACGGAACGTGGGACGAGTTCGTCGCCCGGGGTGCGGATCTGGCCGCCGTCGACGCACGCGCAGCGGCCGTGTCACCCGAGGACGTCTCCGACATCCTGTTCACGTCCGGCACCACCGGCCGCAGCAAGGGTGTGCGGTGCGCACACCGCCAGTCGCTCGACGCGTCGGCGGCGTGGGCGGCGTGCGGGCAGGTCACCAGCGACGACCGCTATCTGTGCATCAACCCGTTCTTCCACAATTTCGGCTACAAGGCCGGCATCCTGGCTTGCCTGCAGACCGGCGCGACGCTGTACCCGGAGCTCACGTTCGACCCGGAGAAGACGATGCGCGCCGTGCAGGAGCAGGGCATCACGGTCCTGCCCGGTCCGCCGACGATCTACCAGACGCTCCTCGATCATCCCCGGCGCGCCGAGTTCGACCTGAGCTCGTTGCGGTTCGCGGTGACCGGCGCGGCGACGATCCCCGTGGTGCTGATCGAGCGGATGCAGTCCGAACTCGACATCGACATCGTGCTCACCGCCTACGGCCTGACCGAGGCGAGCGGCTTCGGCACCATGTGCCGCGCAGAGGACGACGCCGTCACCGTCGCCACCACCTCCGGGCGACCCATCGCGGACTTCGAACTGCGCATCGGTGAGCAGGGCGAGGTGCTGCTGCGCGGCCCGAACGTGATGCTCGGATACCTCGACGATGCCGAGGCCACCGCGGCCGCGATCGACGCCGAGGGCTGGCTGCACACCGGCGACGTCGGCGAGGTCGACGAAGCCGGCAACTTGAAGATCACCGACCGGCTCAAGGACATGTACATCTGCGGCGGTTTCAACGTCTATCCCGCCGAGATCGAGCAGGTGCTCGCCCGCCTCGACGGCGTCGCCGAGGCCGCGGTGATCGGGGTACACGATGAGCGACTCGGGGAGGTCGGCAAGGCCTTCGTGGTCACGCTGCCCGGCGCCGAACTCGACGAAGACGCCGTGATCGCCTACACCCGAGAGCATCTGGCGAACTTCAAGACACCGCGTTCGGTCGAGTTCCTCGACGCGCTGCCGCGCAACCCGGGCGGAAAAGTGGTCAAACCTCAACTGCGAGAGCGAATCTGA
- the ipdF gene encoding (5R,7aS)-5-hydroxy-7a-methyl-1-oxo-2,3,5,6,7,7a-hexahydro-1H-indene-carboxyl-CoA reductase has product MTDLSLAPKEIEGHGLLTGKVVLVTAAAGTGIGSTTARRALAEGADVVVSDYHERRLGETRAELAALGLGKVDAVVCDVTSTEAVDALIASTVEKAGRLDVLVNNAGLGGQTPVVDMTDDEWDRVLNVTLTSVMRATRAALRYFRDTGHGGGIVNNASVLGWRAQHSQSHYAAAKAGVMALTRCSAIEAVEYGVRVNAVSPSIARHKFLEKTSSSELLDRLAEGEAFGRAAEPWEVAATIAFLASDYSSYLTGEVISVSSQHP; this is encoded by the coding sequence ATGACCGATCTTTCGTTAGCGCCCAAGGAGATCGAGGGCCACGGCCTGCTGACCGGCAAGGTGGTCCTGGTGACCGCGGCCGCAGGCACCGGCATCGGGTCGACGACGGCCCGCCGAGCGCTGGCCGAGGGCGCCGACGTCGTCGTCTCCGACTACCACGAGCGCCGGCTGGGGGAGACCCGCGCCGAGCTCGCCGCGCTCGGTCTCGGCAAGGTCGACGCGGTGGTCTGTGACGTCACGTCCACCGAGGCGGTCGACGCGTTGATCGCTTCGACCGTCGAGAAGGCGGGACGCCTGGACGTGCTCGTCAACAACGCCGGTCTCGGCGGTCAGACGCCGGTCGTCGACATGACCGACGACGAGTGGGATCGCGTCCTGAACGTGACGCTGACATCGGTGATGCGCGCGACCCGCGCAGCACTGCGCTACTTCCGCGACACCGGCCACGGCGGGGGCATCGTCAACAACGCGAGCGTATTGGGCTGGCGCGCACAGCATTCGCAGTCGCACTACGCGGCGGCCAAGGCCGGCGTCATGGCGCTGACCCGGTGCAGCGCGATCGAGGCCGTCGAATACGGCGTGCGCGTCAACGCGGTCTCGCCCAGCATCGCGCGGCACAAGTTCCTGGAGAAGACCAGCAGCTCCGAACTGCTGGACCGGCTCGCCGAGGGCGAGGCGTTCGGTCGCGCGGCCGAGCCGTGGGAGGTCGCGGCCACCATCGCGTTCCTGGCGAGCGACTACTCCAGTTACCTGACCGGCGAAGTGATCTCGGTGTCGAGCCAGCACCCATGA